In Opitutus sp., one genomic interval encodes:
- a CDS encoding SAM-dependent methyltransferase has product MPTPAADARPRFLVLLRSAVADGTLVKLTLGKPARTHADPTLHNLFVRPVTLKAGPHLSLLWRHATRDITKNLPPAEALALLEPLIGGDFLDAHLFTPAQTAQFETRPDGRARLTVKNAASAPAPAPETHDRAKAHLIAGDAPWLRALGVTNDRGLPREGMAHKFRQIQKFTELLAQLLAEADLLPPASASGSELPAPSSQLLAPSSLRIADMGCGKGYLTFALAAHLGARAEVTGIEFRPELVKLCNDLARAHQLAPHLRFAAGDIASSVLENLDVLVALHACDTATDDALAKGLAAGARLLVVSPCCQKELRAQLTAPAVLADALRHGIFQERQAEFATDSLRALLLEWAGYKTKVFEFIATEHTAKNLMITAIKTGRARGSDPALATRIRAFAAFYGIREQALARHLGFSLTG; this is encoded by the coding sequence ATGCCCACTCCCGCCGCCGACGCCCGCCCCCGTTTTCTCGTGCTCCTGCGCTCCGCCGTCGCCGATGGCACGCTGGTCAAACTCACCTTGGGCAAACCCGCGCGCACCCACGCCGATCCGACCTTGCACAACCTCTTTGTGCGTCCGGTCACGCTCAAGGCCGGCCCTCACCTCTCGTTGCTCTGGCGCCATGCCACCCGCGACATCACCAAAAACCTCCCGCCCGCCGAGGCCCTCGCGCTGCTCGAACCGCTGATCGGCGGGGACTTTCTCGACGCCCACCTGTTCACCCCGGCGCAGACCGCCCAGTTTGAAACCCGCCCCGACGGCCGCGCCCGGCTCACGGTTAAAAACGCCGCCAGCGCCCCCGCACCCGCGCCCGAAACCCACGACCGGGCCAAGGCCCACCTGATCGCCGGCGACGCCCCCTGGTTGCGCGCCCTCGGCGTGACCAACGACCGCGGCCTGCCCCGCGAAGGCATGGCCCACAAGTTCCGCCAAATCCAAAAATTCACCGAGCTGCTCGCCCAACTCCTCGCCGAAGCCGACCTGCTCCCGCCCGCCTCCGCCTCCGGCTCTGAGCTCCCAGCTCCTAGCTCACAGCTTCTAGCTCCCAGCTCCTTACGCATCGCTGACATGGGCTGCGGCAAAGGCTACCTGACCTTCGCCTTGGCCGCGCACCTGGGGGCGCGCGCGGAGGTCACCGGCATCGAATTCCGCCCGGAGTTGGTTAAACTCTGCAACGACTTGGCGCGCGCGCATCAGTTGGCCCCGCACCTGCGCTTTGCCGCCGGCGACATCGCCTCCAGTGTTTTGGAAAACCTCGACGTGCTGGTCGCCCTGCACGCCTGCGACACCGCCACCGACGACGCACTGGCCAAGGGCCTGGCCGCCGGCGCCCGCCTGCTGGTGGTTTCCCCGTGCTGCCAAAAGGAGCTGCGCGCCCAACTCACCGCGCCCGCCGTGCTCGCCGACGCGCTGCGCCACGGGATTTTCCAGGAACGCCAGGCTGAGTTCGCCACCGACTCGCTGCGCGCCCTGCTGCTGGAGTGGGCGGGCTACAAAACCAAGGTTTTTGAGTTCATCGCCACCGAACACACCGCCAAAAACCTCATGATCACGGCGATCAAAACCGGCCGCGCCCGCGGGTCCGATCCTGCGCTGGCCACGCGAATCCGCGCCTTTGCCGCCTTTTACGGGATCCGCGAACAGGCCCTCGCTCGTCACCTGGGGTTCAGCCTCACAGGCTAA
- a CDS encoding sigma-54-dependent Fis family transcriptional regulator: MSLEKILVIDDEPLVRRSMEEILKSRRFQTSSAGTLAAAEALLGKETFDLVMLDVRLPDGDGQRFLEQVMAMPTHPLVVMMTGHGTIESAVGCMRAGAFDYVIKPFQPAQIDMILRKADNYSQLIKVNRYFSERSGGDGEPMLGRSSSMLRVRQMVERVAPTDATVLITGENGSGKEMVAQEIYRNSPRRAEPYIKVNCAALSEQLIESELFGHEKGSFTGAIERREGRFELANRGTLLLDEVSELPLNLQSKLLRVLQEREFERVGGTKTIKVNVRILATSNRDLAHFMERGLFRSDLYYRLNVFPIAVPPLRERPEDIEVFSENFLRRFSRKHGLRLPGFSDHAAAALRDYPWPGNVRELQNTIERAVILSEDHRPVTTAALSLPTLTRIEPGRPVAHSGLTAEPAPAPVPVYAVQNPPPAPAPLMAVVPPPVVEPFIAAAPEPEVARVESVASAPAESAAPVALAESPIRSLGEIEKKAILDTLVATEGNRTKAAELLGISIRTLRNKLNEYRIDEGLDGK, from the coding sequence ATGTCCCTTGAGAAAATTCTGGTGATCGATGATGAGCCCTTGGTGCGGCGCTCCATGGAGGAAATTCTGAAGAGCCGGCGGTTTCAGACCTCAAGCGCTGGCACGCTCGCCGCCGCCGAAGCCCTTTTGGGCAAGGAGACGTTTGATTTGGTGATGCTCGATGTGCGTCTGCCCGATGGAGATGGACAACGTTTCCTCGAGCAGGTGATGGCCATGCCGACCCATCCGCTGGTGGTCATGATGACCGGCCACGGTACCATCGAGAGCGCGGTCGGCTGCATGCGCGCCGGGGCGTTCGACTACGTGATCAAGCCGTTTCAACCCGCGCAGATCGACATGATCCTGCGTAAGGCCGACAACTACAGTCAGTTGATCAAGGTTAACCGCTATTTTAGCGAGCGCAGCGGCGGCGATGGCGAACCGATGCTCGGGCGCAGTTCCTCGATGTTGCGCGTGCGCCAAATGGTTGAGCGCGTGGCACCCACCGATGCCACGGTGCTCATTACGGGCGAAAATGGCTCGGGTAAAGAAATGGTGGCCCAGGAGATTTATCGTAATTCGCCGCGGCGCGCCGAGCCGTACATCAAGGTGAACTGCGCCGCACTTTCCGAGCAGTTGATCGAGAGCGAGTTGTTCGGCCACGAGAAGGGCTCGTTCACCGGGGCGATCGAACGCCGCGAAGGCCGCTTCGAGCTGGCCAACCGCGGCACGCTCCTGCTCGACGAGGTGAGTGAGTTGCCCTTGAACCTGCAATCCAAGCTGTTGCGCGTTTTACAGGAGCGTGAGTTTGAGCGCGTGGGCGGCACCAAGACGATCAAGGTCAACGTGCGTATTCTCGCCACCTCCAATCGTGATCTGGCGCATTTCATGGAGCGCGGTCTATTCCGCTCCGACCTGTATTATCGGCTCAACGTGTTCCCGATCGCCGTGCCGCCCCTGCGCGAGCGACCGGAGGACATCGAGGTGTTTTCGGAAAACTTCCTGCGGCGTTTCTCCCGCAAGCACGGCCTGCGCCTGCCCGGCTTTAGCGACCACGCGGCCGCCGCACTGCGCGACTATCCCTGGCCGGGTAACGTGCGTGAACTCCAAAACACCATCGAACGCGCGGTGATCTTGTCCGAAGATCACCGCCCCGTAACCACCGCCGCGCTCAGCCTACCAACGCTCACGCGTATTGAGCCAGGTCGGCCGGTGGCGCATTCCGGTCTGACCGCCGAGCCCGCCCCGGCCCCCGTACCTGTTTATGCGGTGCAAAATCCGCCGCCTGCGCCCGCCCCACTCATGGCGGTCGTTCCCCCGCCGGTGGTTGAGCCGTTCATCGCCGCTGCGCCTGAGCCCGAGGTGGCGCGGGTTGAATCGGTGGCGAGCGCCCCAGCCGAGTCCGCTGCGCCGGTTGCGCTGGCCGAGTCACCGATCCGCTCGCTGGGCGAAATCGAGAAAAAGGCGATTTTGGACACATTGGTCGCGACGGAAGGCAATCGAACCAAAGCAGCTGAGCTGCTGGGGATTTCGATCCGCACCCTGCGCAACAAACTCAACGAATACCGGATCGACGAAGGCCTGGACGGGAAGTGA
- a CDS encoding chemotaxis protein CheX, producing MPAIQEIPEAVFQETITRAVQEVFKTMLNQNVTHVPMNAEETKACLGLDTPHVVSTVGFIGSINGLIYLYMKDSFAAQCAGTMLGMDAAEIKEAGDETVNDAIGEITNMTVGTFKNQLSDKGFPCKLTIPSIMRGSNFQVESITAATRRTYKFAIGGNSIIADLLMQPPSE from the coding sequence ATGCCTGCGATCCAAGAAATACCAGAAGCCGTTTTCCAAGAAACGATCACCCGCGCCGTACAAGAGGTCTTTAAGACCATGCTGAACCAAAACGTGACCCATGTGCCCATGAATGCCGAAGAGACCAAGGCCTGCCTGGGTCTCGACACGCCTCACGTGGTCAGCACGGTCGGTTTCATCGGCTCGATCAACGGACTGATTTACCTGTATATGAAGGACTCGTTCGCCGCCCAGTGTGCCGGGACCATGCTCGGCATGGATGCAGCGGAGATCAAGGAGGCCGGTGACGAAACGGTTAACGACGCCATCGGTGAAATCACCAACATGACCGTCGGCACGTTTAAAAACCAACTCTCCGACAAGGGATTCCCCTGCAAACTCACGATCCCTTCGATCATGCGCGGTAGCAACTTCCAGGTCGAATCGATCACCGCGGCCACGCGCCGGACCTACAAATTTGCGATAGGCGGCAACTCGATCATCGCCGACCTGCTCATGCAGCCCCCTTCCGAATAA
- a CDS encoding response regulator encodes MRYKILSVDDSKTVRIIIKKAFKLYDCDILEGANGVEGLALATKETPDIILLDVTMPVMDGVEMLTKLKADPALKGIPVIMLTAEGGKEHVLKIAKIGVRDYIVKPFKEELLVQKVGRIIDLKPITDAPAKAKSIFDPATLLVVEDKPAIFAQIQEGLKHTPWQVHGVASTGEAIDFCGRTAVDFVMISLSLPDESAFTLFRVLRTNLKTKYTPVFGLAVKTDVAAQQMAQQVGFTGIVTKPIDMSELESKIAKSMNLDTSLRYFKNESDLLIMSLPEVVTPTVINEVTGYIKGKVAEAVDSGINKAVFDLHEVKRLDMSIIKMLLTAMQTCREVALQYALVGSASLVADCKGYEDTRNWQFHESIADARQSLQKLVGATA; translated from the coding sequence ATGCGTTATAAAATTCTCTCTGTCGACGACTCCAAAACCGTCCGTATTATCATCAAAAAAGCGTTCAAGCTGTACGACTGCGACATCCTTGAAGGTGCCAACGGCGTCGAGGGCCTTGCGCTCGCGACCAAAGAAACCCCCGACATCATCCTGCTCGACGTCACCATGCCGGTGATGGACGGCGTGGAAATGCTCACCAAGCTCAAGGCCGATCCCGCCCTTAAAGGCATTCCGGTAATCATGCTGACAGCCGAGGGCGGCAAGGAGCACGTGCTCAAGATCGCCAAGATCGGCGTGCGCGACTACATCGTGAAGCCCTTCAAGGAGGAGCTGCTGGTGCAAAAAGTCGGCCGCATCATCGACCTCAAGCCGATCACCGACGCGCCCGCCAAGGCCAAGTCGATTTTCGACCCCGCCACGCTGCTCGTCGTCGAGGACAAGCCCGCGATTTTCGCGCAGATCCAGGAGGGTTTGAAACACACGCCGTGGCAGGTGCACGGGGTCGCCAGCACCGGCGAAGCCATCGATTTCTGCGGGCGCACGGCGGTGGATTTCGTCATGATCTCGCTGTCCCTACCCGACGAGTCCGCCTTCACGCTGTTCCGCGTGCTGCGCACCAACCTCAAAACCAAGTACACTCCTGTCTTCGGCCTAGCGGTCAAAACCGATGTGGCCGCGCAACAAATGGCGCAGCAGGTCGGCTTCACCGGCATCGTCACCAAGCCCATCGATATGTCCGAGCTGGAGTCGAAGATCGCCAAGTCGATGAACCTCGATACCTCTCTGCGTTACTTCAAAAACGAAAGCGATCTACTCATCATGAGTCTTCCTGAAGTCGTCACACCCACGGTGATCAACGAAGTCACTGGCTACATTAAGGGCAAAGTCGCCGAGGCGGTGGACAGCGGTATTAACAAAGCCGTGTTCGACCTCCATGAGGTCAAGCGCCTCGACATGAGCATCATCAAGATGCTCCTGACGGCCATGCAAACCTGCCGCGAAGTTGCGCTGCAGTACGCGCTGGTCGGCAGCGCCTCCTTGGTGGCGGATTGCAAAGGCTACGAGGACACCCGCAACTGGCAGTTCCACGAGAGCATCGCGGACGCACGCCAAAGCCTCCAGAAGCTGGTCGGAGCCACAGCCTAA
- a CDS encoding chemotaxis protein — MKFSSLTIGKRVALGFSFLLLISAALGGFAAIKMLNGASGAHFLAAAVAPQAEVTSTLAAASAKTQLAARTYGLTSDEAFHAAALKHLGEVNTSLDACRKLGEAQPSLTALKEGIVAADKALAAYVTQFKATEANLDALDKIRAQLDSSGGGFVVAITAYIQAQDKKLAEEIAAAAPADKLEERRVKAELGNEIIDLGGAIRLATQRAQALRQPELVDKAVPLFAQIEAVRQKLLPITRNDADKKLLADVGQTAASYKAGIEALVKNFAEAQVIMKARGAAADEFDAVVEDVLHRSITRTLEYASTSASGLSATTQLLIGGEIVMVVLGLLAAFFIIRGVNRALTATAETLSQGSLQVAAAAGQVSSASQSLAEGSSEQAASLEEISSSIEELASMTKRNADNAQSGKTSSGQARVAAEAGAAEMERMQSAMNAIQQSSNDISKIIKTIDEIAFQTNILALNAAVEAARAGESGAGFAVVADEVRSLAQRSALAAKETADKIADACTRSTQGVELSLKVASGLQQILEKSREVDRLVSEVATASNEQSEGIAQINTAVSQMDKVTQSNAANAEETASAAEELNAQSEELRNAAAQLAALVGVKDGASVSHGSAHATAHVTHHASHHAPAKHESTHESHGGGATGGKSGKHAAVKHAVAHADSHAQSGGHSGNEKLSFRD, encoded by the coding sequence ATGAAATTCTCCTCACTCACCATCGGGAAACGCGTTGCCCTCGGCTTCTCCTTCCTCCTTTTAATCAGCGCCGCTCTCGGTGGTTTTGCCGCCATCAAGATGCTCAACGGTGCCAGCGGCGCACACTTCCTTGCCGCAGCCGTCGCGCCCCAAGCCGAGGTCACCAGCACCTTGGCCGCTGCCTCGGCCAAAACCCAATTGGCCGCCCGCACCTACGGGCTGACCAGCGACGAGGCTTTTCACGCGGCCGCCCTCAAGCACCTCGGCGAGGTCAACACCTCCCTGGATGCCTGCCGCAAGCTCGGCGAGGCCCAGCCTTCGCTCACCGCGCTCAAAGAAGGCATAGTCGCCGCCGACAAGGCCCTCGCCGCCTATGTCACCCAGTTCAAGGCCACCGAGGCCAACTTGGACGCGCTCGATAAAATCCGCGCCCAACTCGACTCCAGCGGCGGCGGGTTTGTCGTTGCTATTACCGCCTATATCCAGGCCCAGGATAAAAAGCTCGCGGAGGAAATCGCCGCCGCAGCTCCCGCCGATAAACTCGAGGAGCGCCGCGTAAAGGCGGAGTTGGGTAACGAGATTATCGATTTGGGGGGCGCCATCCGTTTGGCCACACAGCGCGCCCAGGCCCTGCGTCAACCCGAGCTGGTCGACAAGGCCGTGCCGCTCTTCGCCCAAATAGAGGCCGTCCGCCAAAAACTGCTGCCGATCACCCGCAACGATGCTGATAAAAAACTGCTCGCCGATGTCGGCCAGACGGCCGCCTCCTACAAGGCCGGCATCGAGGCCCTGGTGAAAAACTTCGCCGAGGCCCAAGTGATCATGAAGGCCCGCGGTGCCGCCGCCGACGAGTTCGACGCCGTGGTCGAGGACGTGCTGCATCGCTCCATCACGCGCACCCTGGAGTACGCCTCCACTTCGGCCTCGGGTCTTAGTGCCACCACGCAACTGTTGATCGGTGGTGAAATCGTCATGGTCGTGCTCGGCTTGTTGGCCGCCTTTTTCATCATCCGCGGCGTCAACCGCGCCCTCACTGCCACCGCCGAAACGCTTTCGCAGGGTTCACTGCAAGTTGCTGCCGCCGCCGGCCAGGTGTCCTCCGCCAGCCAGTCGCTCGCAGAGGGTTCCAGCGAACAGGCCGCCTCACTCGAGGAAATCAGTTCCTCGATCGAAGAGCTCGCGAGCATGACCAAGCGCAACGCCGACAACGCCCAATCGGGTAAAACCTCCTCGGGTCAGGCCCGAGTCGCCGCCGAAGCCGGTGCCGCCGAAATGGAACGCATGCAATCGGCGATGAACGCGATCCAGCAGTCGTCCAACGACATCTCAAAGATCATCAAGACGATCGATGAGATCGCCTTTCAGACCAACATCCTAGCGCTCAACGCGGCGGTCGAAGCCGCCCGTGCCGGCGAGTCCGGCGCCGGGTTTGCTGTGGTGGCCGACGAGGTGCGCTCGCTCGCCCAGCGCTCGGCCCTCGCGGCCAAGGAAACCGCCGACAAGATCGCCGACGCCTGCACCCGCAGCACTCAGGGCGTGGAGCTTTCATTAAAAGTCGCCTCCGGCCTGCAGCAGATCTTGGAAAAGAGCCGCGAGGTCGACCGCCTGGTGAGCGAGGTTGCCACCGCCTCCAACGAACAGAGCGAGGGCATTGCCCAGATCAACACCGCCGTCAGCCAGATGGACAAAGTCACGCAGTCCAACGCGGCGAACGCCGAGGAGACCGCCTCGGCGGCAGAAGAGCTCAACGCCCAGTCCGAAGAGTTGCGCAACGCCGCCGCGCAATTGGCCGCACTGGTCGGTGTGAAGGACGGCGCCAGCGTGAGCCACGGTTCCGCGCATGCGACCGCGCACGTCACTCACCACGCATCGCACCACGCACCGGCCAAACACGAGTCCACGCACGAGTCGCATGGTGGCGGAGCTACTGGCGGCAAGTCGGGTAAACACGCCGCGGTGAAGCACGCTGTGGCGCATGCCGATAGCCACGCCCAGAGCGGTGGCCATTCGGGTAACGAAAAGCTGAGTTTCCGCGACTAA
- the cobO gene encoding cob(I)yrinic acid a,c-diamide adenosyltransferase: MSTYKTETEAEHRERMKELQLEMRAKMKAAKERRGLLICHTGDGKGKTSAAFGMLTRMLAHGHKCAVVQFIKSRNDAVESLLRGPLLTWDHVGEGFTWDTQDKAADISCCRVGWELALKHFADPEVDFVLLDELNVVLQLEYLPLDEVLVALRAKRVDQHVVVTGRGARPEFIELADLVTEMKMIKHPFAAGVQAQAGIEF; this comes from the coding sequence ATGAGCACTTACAAAACCGAGACCGAAGCCGAGCACCGCGAGCGCATGAAGGAGCTCCAACTGGAGATGCGCGCCAAAATGAAGGCGGCCAAAGAGCGGCGCGGGCTGCTCATTTGCCACACCGGCGATGGCAAAGGCAAAACCTCGGCAGCCTTCGGCATGCTCACGCGTATGTTGGCTCACGGCCACAAATGCGCGGTGGTGCAGTTCATCAAGTCGCGCAACGATGCCGTTGAAAGCCTGCTGCGCGGGCCGCTACTCACCTGGGACCACGTCGGCGAGGGCTTTACCTGGGACACCCAGGACAAGGCGGCCGACATTTCCTGCTGCCGCGTGGGCTGGGAGCTGGCGCTCAAGCATTTCGCCGACCCTGAGGTGGACTTCGTGCTCCTCGACGAGCTCAACGTGGTGTTGCAGCTGGAGTACCTGCCGCTCGACGAAGTGCTGGTGGCGCTGCGGGCGAAGCGCGTGGATCAGCACGTGGTCGTCACCGGACGCGGGGCGCGACCGGAGTTCATCGAATTGGCCGACTTGGTGACGGAGATGAAGATGATCAAACACCCCTTTGCCGCCGGAGTGCAGGCGCAGGCCGGAATCGAGTTCTAA